The Prochlorococcus marinus XMU1404 DNA segment TCTTTAATTGTATTAACATGATAAATCTTCCTTATAAAAAAATTAACTTCTTTTTTAAAAAAATAAAGGTTTTAAATATATAAAGTTATGAAAGAGGATTTTACTGATTTTATTGAAGTATCTGGACTGCTGGATTATGATCCAGAAACAATATCCAAAATTTACAAAAAAAACCCAAAAAGACTTTTAAAAAGACTTTGGCAAACACTAATACCTATTTTTGCCTATTTATTTTCTGTTGGGTGGGATAAATTAACTGGTAGATTGACAAATGAAGAGATAGCAAGGTTTAGAGCAAAAGAATTAACAAATTTATTAGTTGAACTTGGGCCAGCATTTGTTAAAGCAGGTCAAGCTTTATCAACACGACCAGATATTATTCCAGTGATTCTTCTTGAAGAATTATCTGAACTGCAAGATCAACTACCAGGTTTTGAAGGAGATAAAGCTATGGAATTAATAGAGGAAGATTTAGGCTCTTCAATAGATGAATTTTTCTTGGAAATTGATAAAGAGCCAATTTCTGCTGCATCGTTAGGACAAGTACACAAAGCCAAACTGAAGAATAAGGAAGTTGTTGCAGTTAAAGTCCAACGACCAGGTTTAAGAGAACAAATAACTCTAGATCTTTACATAGTAAGAAATATTGCTTATTGGCTAAAAAATAATATTGGATTAATAAGAAGTGATCTCGTAGCTTTAATTGATGAATTGGGTAAAAGAGTATTTGAAGAAATGGATTATTTAAATGAAGCATGTAATGCTGAAAAATTTAGAAATATGCATAAACATAACCAAATGATCGCTGTTCCAAAAATTTACAAGGAAATATCATCAAGAAGAGTGTTAACAATGGAATGGATAGATGGAACGAAATTAACCAATTTAGAAGATGTAAAAAAATTAGGAATCGATCCCGATAAAATGATTAATATTGGGGTCCAATGCAGTTTAGAACAACTTTTAGAACATGGTTTTTTTCATGCTGACCCACATCCTGGGAACTTATTAGCTTTAAAAGATGGCAGATTATGTTACCTAGATTTTGGAATGATGAGTGAAGTTTCAAGAGACTCTAGGTCTGGCTTAATACAAGCAGTCGTACATTTGGTCAATAAAAACTTTGATAAATTATCTCAGGATTTTGTAAAGTTAGGATTCCTATCAGAAGAAGTAAATCTAGAACCAATAGTTCCAGCATTTCAAAATGTTTTTACCAACGCCGTTGAACAAGGGGTTTCAAAAATGGATTTCAAAAGCGTTACAGATGATATGTCGGGAATCATGTATAAATTCCCTTTTAAATTACCTCCTTACTATGCACTTATAATTAGATCATTGCTTACTTTAGAAGGAATTGCTTTAAGCGTAGATCCAAACTTTAAAATATTAGGTGCGGCTTATCCATATTTTGCGAGAAGACTTATGGAAGATCCTGATCCACAATTAAGAGAAAGTTTAAAAGAAATGCTCTTTGATGATAAAAAATTTAAGTGGGACCGTTTAGAAGATTTACTATCTAATGCTGCGAAGCAGACAAATCTTGATTTAGAAAAACTTTTAGATGAAGTAATAAATCTTCTCTTTTCTCCTAAAGGAGGTTTTCTTAGAAATGAAATAATTGAAGGATTAACAAATCAAATAGATTTATTAAGTTTGAAAATATTAAAAAATTTAAATAACTACTTACCAAGCTCAATTAAATTAAATATGACGAATGAAAATAATAATTTAAGAGACCTTATAATGTATGTAGAACCATTAAGAAACTTTTTGGATATTTTACAAAAAGTTCCGGGTTATTCCATTGATATTTTTATAAAACGATTACCTAGACTAATAAGTGAGCCCTATACAAAAGAAATGAGCATAAAAATTGCAAAAAAAGTTACAGAAAAAGGAATGGTTAGACTAGTTAAAATTGCCGCTGGCACAAATATTTAAAATGAAATCAAATAAGTTTTTAATATTAAAATTATTTTTTATTGTAATAGGTTTTCAATTTCTTTTTAATATTTCAAAAGTTGAGGCTGCTGAAGAAATAAAAATCATATATAGCATATTTTCTAGAACAATAAATGTGGATTCATTAAAAACTTATGCTAATAAGGGGTATTCAACAAAAAAATTAAAGAGGATTCTAAAAGCAACAGGTTCTACGGATAAAGAAATCAGAGCAGTATTAAATAAAGATTTTGAAGTTCCTATTACAATTGCAAACAAATTAGTATATTCTGAGATAGGTAATGTTTTTTTAACAAGACTTTCATCTATTATCCACCCGTCTAGGGCAAATGATGAAAGAACAGGTATGTTAGCTCTGAGGGCAAGTGTAATTCAAGGTATTAACCTAGGAAATGGAAAAATAAATCTAGTAAATTTTTTTGAAGGATACCCAACAAAAACTGTAATTTTAAACGTCAACGCTTTAAGCAAAGTTATGAATAAAGTAGAATCAATTTCAGAATTACTAGACTTTTTTACAAATTCTCCTCTAGATAAAATCAAAACAAATTAAAGAATTATGGTGCTATTGAATAAAATCAAAAATAAACTACGTATAAATTACAGAAAAAAAAGATGGCCAGGTTTAATTGAAGCTTATAAACAATATCTACCAGTTACAGATAGAACTCCTATCATTTCTCTTAATGAAGGAAATACACCGCTTATACATAGTGACACTATCAGCAAACTAATTGGAAATGGAACTAAAGTTTTTTTAAAATATGATGGTCTAAATCCAACGGGTTCATTTAAAGATCGTGGCATGACTATGGCCATTAGCAAAGCAAAGGAAGAAGGCCGTCAAGCTGTTATTTGCGCAAGTACTGGTAATACCTCTGCTGCCGCTGCTGCCTATGCGTCTAGGGGGGGATTAAAACCATATGTTTTAATCCCAGAAGGTTTTGTTGCTCAAGGTAAACTTGCACAAGCTTTAATGTATGGAGCAGAAATAATATCTATAAATGGAAACTTTGATAAAGCATTAGAAATTGTAAGAGATTTATCTTCAGCACAACCTATAGAACTTGTTAATTCTGTTAATCCATATCGAATACAAGGCCAAAAGACAGCAGCTTTTGAAATTGTTGATGACTTAGGTATTGCACCTGATTGGTTGTGTATTCCAATGGGCAATGCAGGAAATATAACTGCTTATTGGTTAGGTTTTAAAGAATATTCAAAAATAAAAAGAAATTTAAAATTACCTACTATGATGGGCTTTCAGTCTGAAGGTTCTGCTCCACTAGTACAAAATATAATAGTTAAAAATCCAGAGACAATTGCAACAGCAATAAGAATTGGAAATCCTGTGAATAGAGAAAAAGCTAAAGAAGTAAAAAAAGAAAGCAAAGGAGACTTTCAGTCAGTTACAGATGAAGAGATAATCAATGCTTATAAAATCTTGGCCAAAGAAGGTGTTTTTTGTGAGCCAGCCAGTGCGGCATCAGTTGCTGGGCTCATTAAAAATAAAAACAGAATTCAAAAAGAATCGACTATTGTTTGTGTCCTTACTGGAAATGGATTGAAGGACCCTGATTGCGCTATAAAAAATAATGATGCTGTGTTTAGGAAAAATATTGAACCTTCGTTAAAAAATATAACTCAAATCTTGGGATATTAAATCCAAAAGAAAAAGTGTCTGTGGAAATCAATTTAAAAGTAAAACTTATTTGTTGAAAAACATATCAAAAGTAATGCGGT contains these protein-coding regions:
- the thrC gene encoding threonine synthase; protein product: MVLLNKIKNKLRINYRKKRWPGLIEAYKQYLPVTDRTPIISLNEGNTPLIHSDTISKLIGNGTKVFLKYDGLNPTGSFKDRGMTMAISKAKEEGRQAVICASTGNTSAAAAAYASRGGLKPYVLIPEGFVAQGKLAQALMYGAEIISINGNFDKALEIVRDLSSAQPIELVNSVNPYRIQGQKTAAFEIVDDLGIAPDWLCIPMGNAGNITAYWLGFKEYSKIKRNLKLPTMMGFQSEGSAPLVQNIIVKNPETIATAIRIGNPVNREKAKEVKKESKGDFQSVTDEEIINAYKILAKEGVFCEPASAASVAGLIKNKNRIQKESTIVCVLTGNGLKDPDCAIKNNDAVFRKNIEPSLKNITQILGY
- a CDS encoding ABC1 kinase family protein; this encodes MKEDFTDFIEVSGLLDYDPETISKIYKKNPKRLLKRLWQTLIPIFAYLFSVGWDKLTGRLTNEEIARFRAKELTNLLVELGPAFVKAGQALSTRPDIIPVILLEELSELQDQLPGFEGDKAMELIEEDLGSSIDEFFLEIDKEPISAASLGQVHKAKLKNKEVVAVKVQRPGLREQITLDLYIVRNIAYWLKNNIGLIRSDLVALIDELGKRVFEEMDYLNEACNAEKFRNMHKHNQMIAVPKIYKEISSRRVLTMEWIDGTKLTNLEDVKKLGIDPDKMINIGVQCSLEQLLEHGFFHADPHPGNLLALKDGRLCYLDFGMMSEVSRDSRSGLIQAVVHLVNKNFDKLSQDFVKLGFLSEEVNLEPIVPAFQNVFTNAVEQGVSKMDFKSVTDDMSGIMYKFPFKLPPYYALIIRSLLTLEGIALSVDPNFKILGAAYPYFARRLMEDPDPQLRESLKEMLFDDKKFKWDRLEDLLSNAAKQTNLDLEKLLDEVINLLFSPKGGFLRNEIIEGLTNQIDLLSLKILKNLNNYLPSSIKLNMTNENNNLRDLIMYVEPLRNFLDILQKVPGYSIDIFIKRLPRLISEPYTKEMSIKIAKKVTEKGMVRLVKIAAGTNI
- a CDS encoding alpha/beta hydrolase translates to MKSNKFLILKLFFIVIGFQFLFNISKVEAAEEIKIIYSIFSRTINVDSLKTYANKGYSTKKLKRILKATGSTDKEIRAVLNKDFEVPITIANKLVYSEIGNVFLTRLSSIIHPSRANDERTGMLALRASVIQGINLGNGKINLVNFFEGYPTKTVILNVNALSKVMNKVESISELLDFFTNSPLDKIKTN